The DNA sequence CGCCTACTTCACCATCGAGCTGCGCAAGGAGGAGCAGGCCAAGGCGCCCGCCATCCAGTCGCTCGTCGACGCCCCGGTCGCCGGCAAGGGGGGCGGCGACGAAGGCGCGCAGAAGTGGGAACGGCTGAAGAACCCGGAGCGCTCCGTGCTGCGCGACGGCAAGGGCGGGATCCTCGCGACCTTCACCGACGGCGCCCGCACCGCCACGCTCACCGGCCCCAGCCGCACCTTCACCGAGCCGGCCACCACCAAGACCCGGGTGGTCACCGAGAACTGGGTGCGGCTGATGCCGGAGACCTGGCGCAGCGGTGCCGAGAAGGAGCAGTGGTTCCAGGAGTGGTTCAAGAAGTACCTGGGCAGCGAGGAGGACGACATCTTCGCCATGGCCTTCCAGTACGGAGACCAGGCCCCGGTCAAGAAGGACGCGGAGGGCGTCTCGTACGCCGGCGACGCGAGCTTCGGCCCGATCAACCCCAACGGCTCGGTCGGCAACGACTACCGCCTGGAGGAGTCGGACTTCTACGACTACCTGGGGATCCCGTACACCTTCCGCAGCGGGACCACGGCGAAGCCCGAGGCGATGCGTGCCCGCTCGATGGACTGCTCCGGCTTCGTCCGGACCGTCTTCGGCTACCGGGCCCGCTTCCCGCTGATGGCCAACGACACCGCCGGTGACGGCCTGCCGCGCACCGCGAACGGCATGGCCCGCTCCAAGACCGGCGTGAACGTCATCCCGCTCAAGGGCATCGGCGCCGAGAACCGGCCCACCTCCATCGACGTCCTGCAGCCGGGCGACGTTCTGTTCTTCAAGCTGGACGGGCGCACCGGAGAGCGGCTGGACCACACGGGCATCTACCTCGGCACCGACACCGACGGCCACCAGATCTTCATATCCAGCCGCGAAGAGGCCAACGGCCCGACCATCGGCGACAAGGGCGGCACCTCCCGCCTCGACGGCAACGGCTACTACGCGACGACCCTGCGGAGCGCGAAGCGGCTGTGACCGGGACCTTGTAACCCTTGCAGCGGGAAGGGGCCGGACTCCGACGAGTCCGGCCCCTTCCGCATGCCCTGCCGGTTTCAGCCGCTCCGCGGCGGCGTGAGCTTGCCTAGGTCCAGGTTGATCTCGAAGGGCACGGGGCGCCGGAGGGTGTCGCGGAAGATGCCGGCGGGCGCGTAGGTCCTGGTGGGCTCGTCGAGCTCGTAGACGTGCACGACGGGTGCCCCGTCCTCGTCCTCGATGCACCAGTAGTGCCGGATACCGGCCTCGGCGTATTTGCGCAGCTTTACGGTGCGGTCGCGGTGGGCGGATTCGGGGGAGACGACCTCGATGACGAGCCGCACTTCGTCCGGTGAGAACCAGGTCCGGTCACCATCGAAGTCGGCCGTCGTCACCAGCAGGTCCGGCTCGGGCCGGTTGCGCCGATCGAGCTTGATGGTCATCTCGCGGCCGACTCTGGAGTCGGCGGGTGCTTGTTCCATGAGGGCGACCGTGAGCATGGTGATGAGGTGGCCGTGCCACCACCTCTGGGGCGACATCATGAAGACGAGGGCTCCATCGATCAGCTCGGTGTGGCGGGGCGCCTCGGGGAGGCGGTCGAGGTCCTCCGCGAACCAGCCTTCCGCGCGCGGCGGGCGCATCCAGTCGGGCAGTTCGGTCATGGGGCAACCCTAGCGATTGCGGCCGTCGAGGGGAGCCTGTGCCGGTGATCCCCGGTCAGCCGGATTTCAGGGCCGCCAGGAAGTCCAGTCGGGTTTCCAGGCGGGACAGGTCGCGGTGCGTGAGGTGTTCGATGCGGGCGATGCGCTGGCGCAGGGAGTTCACGTGGAGGTGGAGGCGGGCGGCGCAGGCGGTCCAGGAGGCGTCGCAGTCGAGGAAGGTCTCCAGCGTGATCAGGAGCTCGGTGCGATGGCGGGCGTCGTGATCGCGCAGGGGGCCCAGGAGGCGGGTGGCGAAGGCGCGGCGGGCTTCGGCCGGGATGAGGGGGAGCAGGGACAGGATGTGCGAGGTGAGGTCTTCCGGACCGCGGACCGTCACCTGCCCGGGGGCGGCGCGGGCGATCCGCAGGGCGTTGTGGGCCTGCTCCAGTGACCGGCGGGCGTTGCCCGGCTCGGCCACCGGGGAGCTGACGCCGATCGAGACGCCGTCCGCCGGGCCGAGCCAGCGGGCGAGCGCCGCGGAGAGCCTGCGCTGGAGGGCGGCGTGGTCGAGGGCCGGGTCGGGGTGTGCGTCCGAGGGCTCGGGGACCAGGACGAGGAGTACGGCCCGGTCCCCGTCGACGGTGGCGGCGATGTCCTCCGCGGAGACCGGCACCGGGCCGTCCTCCTGGATCAGGGCCTCCTCCAGGAGGACGCGCAGGGCCGCGGCGGGGACGGGGCGGCCCGCGTGCCACTCGCCGCCGGCGACCACGAACTGGCACCGCGGCCAGTAGCCGACTCCGCTGACCACGGCCTGCGCGGTGCTGCGCAGCCGGATGGGGATCTCCTCGGCCGGGACGTCGCTGTGCAGCAGGGCGAGGGAGCGGTCGGCCAGGTCGTTGCGCGCCGTCTTGGCCTGTTCGTGGGCGGCGCGGGCGTCGGCGACCAATTCGACGGTGCGGTCGAGGAGTTCCCGGTCGGGGGCCGGCCAGAGCGAGGTGTCGGCCTCCAGGACGAGCAGCCAGTCGCCCAGCTCGGCGGCGCGGGGAGCGGATCCCGACGGCGGTACGGGCGTGGGTACGGGCGCGGGCACCGGTACGAGGGAGTACGGGCGG is a window from the Streptomyces sp. NBC_01244 genome containing:
- a CDS encoding C40 family peptidase; translated protein: MTATSKRRTRPVLHAATVVALLAGSAYFTIELRKEEQAKAPAIQSLVDAPVAGKGGGDEGAQKWERLKNPERSVLRDGKGGILATFTDGARTATLTGPSRTFTEPATTKTRVVTENWVRLMPETWRSGAEKEQWFQEWFKKYLGSEEDDIFAMAFQYGDQAPVKKDAEGVSYAGDASFGPINPNGSVGNDYRLEESDFYDYLGIPYTFRSGTTAKPEAMRARSMDCSGFVRTVFGYRARFPLMANDTAGDGLPRTANGMARSKTGVNVIPLKGIGAENRPTSIDVLQPGDVLFFKLDGRTGERLDHTGIYLGTDTDGHQIFISSREEANGPTIGDKGGTSRLDGNGYYATTLRSAKRL
- a CDS encoding Uma2 family endonuclease produces the protein MTELPDWMRPPRAEGWFAEDLDRLPEAPRHTELIDGALVFMMSPQRWWHGHLITMLTVALMEQAPADSRVGREMTIKLDRRNRPEPDLLVTTADFDGDRTWFSPDEVRLVIEVVSPESAHRDRTVKLRKYAEAGIRHYWCIEDEDGAPVVHVYELDEPTRTYAPAGIFRDTLRRPVPFEINLDLGKLTPPRSG
- a CDS encoding PucR family transcriptional regulator ligand-binding domain-containing protein, with protein sequence MRLRELLDATELGLLLLVGHATDETDTSLDRTISAVATNDLADPGRFLTGGELVLTGLAWWQGDGDAESFVRVLHRAGVTALAAGEVEHGLVPHDLVRACRRHGLPLIAVRPETSFAAITEHVLRRLHRRDPGSLAGLAALVERHRRLLSDRAAPDSVLELLRHTLGLDVRVLSATGRQVAGARPPLRAKTAAALAARHLAARRARETAPHHVTVGGRPYSLVPVPAPVPTPVPPSGSAPRAAELGDWLLVLEADTSLWPAPDRELLDRTVELVADARAAHEQAKTARNDLADRSLALLHSDVPAEEIPIRLRSTAQAVVSGVGYWPRCQFVVAGGEWHAGRPVPAAALRVLLEEALIQEDGPVPVSAEDIAATVDGDRAVLLVLVPEPSDAHPDPALDHAALQRRLSAALARWLGPADGVSIGVSSPVAEPGNARRSLEQAHNALRIARAAPGQVTVRGPEDLTSHILSLLPLIPAEARRAFATRLLGPLRDHDARHRTELLITLETFLDCDASWTACAARLHLHVNSLRQRIARIEHLTHRDLSRLETRLDFLAALKSG